One Glycine max cultivar Williams 82 chromosome 1, Glycine_max_v4.0, whole genome shotgun sequence genomic window, TTAGGTAGGAGTTTatagtatttgtttttaaacatgcacatatattaattttaattttgatttttgtatctattggatatttatatatttgtgatttgtatttttcttatgtATATGATCAATAatagtaaattaataaaaaaaattaattaaagcaattactataattataataaaaatgtatttttaaataacctaaatataatattaaaagcatacacacataattataaaaacaagtaaatataatattaattcatCCAAATTTAAGtgatagaaaaattataaaaataattacccaACCTAACCATTATTAAAGTTAATATTTTGGTCGCTTAAAAAaactctaattaaaaattttcattctctaataataatcattcaacataagaatttatgatttttttttcactctttgACAGTGATGCTATTTGAAAGTAGAGATTAGAGTACTATAGTACTCATATCAGTGTAAATTTATAGGTATATACTCATCTCGTATCTAGTTCTAATATTGtaagtaattatttattcaatttttaaatatttttgtaagtacTTGTAAGTGTTTGTAAGTGTAGATACACTTTGTCATTCTTAATTATAAGTAGTTTTTGTGAATCCTTAATTACTAATCTagtccttaatttttaaaatgctttAACTAGatcttttaattgttaaaattatattaattaaattcttttgtaaGTTTAATGTTAACAAGGTTAAGTTGAATACATCTTACATGTATTATTTGACATGACCATTTTAATTGAGAGTGATACAAGATAATTTCATTactcaaattaataaatatgacaAAAATGACTTAGGgttaatttgtttaaacttattttttaaaataagtgttttttaaataaattaggttgatttatgatttttttatatatttatctaaatttattttacttaaaacaagcatttttatatttttttatgaagctaaacttcttaaaaatttattatttaattttaaacaaatccaCCCTTAATtggtatatttttaataattgaagaaTCTAATTGgagcattttaaaatttaaagaccatattaatgcattttaaataatttataaactgaattaataatagtataaaggaattaaaagaaaaaataagattaaaataaaattaatattaactatttttatgtaattacacaattaaaattcattttttttattaatgttaagatatgtttgatataaaataataagatggttgtgaaaatgaaaagagatgaaattaattttttatatactcTCATTCTATGCTGCCCATGTACACGCCGCTCCATGAGGGTCCGGACTCGACTCAGATTGTACTGTACGATGCTCTGTCTTTTTCCCCAAAACATTGCCTTTCTGTgtttcctgtttttttttttgtttgacctTTTTATCCAAAATGTCAAATAcggaaatttatattttttaaaaaaattataaaaatttggtttgccataaaaaaattataatcatttcatattaataaaaaattataatcattcaTAACTTaacaagttataaaaaattaaactagtcATAAGATAACAAAGAAATTTAAGGTAAACCattgcatataaaaaataagttttattaaCTAATctattttagtgattttcgtATATGCTTAAtagaaagtaatatttttaaatctcttgaatataatacaaatttatatttatttaatttaatatatttttattcacagCCTTAAGAAGATTACTAAAATAATGTTTCAAAAGAACATTAGAATAACTCAAATTGAGATCTTTCCGACGAGTTGAAGTCCCTTGTGAGTTGTGAGTAGTAATATTATTTATGGTAATAATTTACGAAAGATGCTACGTAGCTGTTGAACCAagaaactgaaatttaaaattggacGAAAGGTGGGCCACTCGTATATTAAAGACAAATGGATAACTCACGTGCCGTGCTCACTCATGGGTGAGCCCTATTATAGTATTTTAACCAAACtagaacattaaaaaaataaattaatactagtcctagttataaattttttcactcGTAGTCTCTATATTTAAATATCTCCTtaaattttttctcttatagtCTCTATACTTAAACATCTCTTTCTATTCCAAACAccttatttttatctcttttagtgTTCGCAGTAAGAACAAAAATGATATGTGTAGTCACTAAAACGGATTAACAATTATATGTATAGGAATTAAAAGATGtagttttcaagtaaaaaaattgaaagagattattttataattatacgattaaataaataactaaaccTTACAAAAATTATTGCCTTTAAAAAAgactttcaaaaaaattaatcaaccaGAATATATATAGTATTGAAGTTTATGTTGGAAATTAAGGatcttgttttaatttcttCGATCTTTAACTTTTGTGGTTTTACATGAGGCATAATTTCACACGTAGCCATGTATATTGTTAGGTGGAGTTAGTCTTTATGTAAAATTGCATTTGATTTCACGTGACACAATAGAGTCTCAACCCATACTTTCCTCCATTTCCAGCATACAGGGAAGAAAAATTAGGACTTCCATCATAATACCTTATAAATCATTCTACTAAACACTGTTATGTTGTGGAAATCTCAGCTCTCTTTAGATACACCAATTCTTCCTTTAGTCGTCTCtctgttaatataattttgtaaggAATTCAAGTAtggaaaaatatgttaaaatcgatgttatagGATTCCAAGTTTTAGGAGTCGGATATATATAGCGAAAATGAATTTGAGAGGATTGACATTCTTTTTTCAAGTTTGAGTTGATATGAAGGAGTCCAAGTCTAGGAAATATAAGGACATAGGGTtaactgcaaaaaaaaaaaaaaaaataataaacaccgAGATTGTTtgcttgaaaagaaaaatagttcttTTACAGACAgtgatatataactttttaattttaaatttattttcggttactgtatatttttttattagacctAGTGTGTATAATAGTGAACATTGAAGATCAAGAACAATGCCTATAAGGTCCAGATTATGAGACATAAAGGTTGATATTCAAGATCAAAGAtgcatgtattatttatttttctatttatttcatGCATTATTTTACTCtcctttattttgataaaaaaaatatagtcaaATCTTAGAATTACAAATTTAGAATCCAAATAAAGATAATTTCCTTTCCTAGATTGTCAatcaagaattttaaatattaataagttttaaacATAAACCCCATATTAGTAATTACCCGTTATCCTACAATTCTTTGtggttcagttttttttttcctatttgcaTCTAATGCTTttttcctctttgcttttaacattaataaatgcatttattgtttttaattctttaaatgaaaaaaaaaaccaaatatcaaatttaactcAAGCTGTAGTGTTGGACTGTTGGTTCatgaaatgaagaaagaaagaaagaacgtAGGAATATTATGCGAGGTGGGCGTCAGAGAATTGTTGATATGGGAATGCGACcaaatatttattcttataatttatcaaagttgaaattactttgtaagaaaaaatatacagcAAGGAAAACTAAGCGCTTAATAATTAGATACATATGAGTAAACTTAATCTTTCgggaacattttttttattcattcgaaaaataacaaaacaactCAACCTAAGTTATCCCGGAAGAATCGGGGTTTACTTGAGGAGAACAAACATCCCAAACAATGTTTGGTAcgagagaaataagaaaaataataaagtaatttattttgaaactaaaaacCAATTGTTTTTCCACTAAAAATCACATTGTTGATCGATGAAGCACACCATGCGTGAGCAAGTGCCGATCAGCaaggaattattttttaagtgggCCGGAACTCgttactttttaatattttatctaatACATCTCTACCAAATAATCTCATTTTTTCCTCTcataatttctcttttctttttatcaaatagagATGTTTTCAACACTGATatgataaatacaaaaaaaaaatcaataaggcGAGTCTATATTTAATAACATGTGGAAACAAAAGTCttctaaaaataattgtatCTTCACTTGTAATTGtataatgtttaaattaatgtaGTTCTCATTTAATAGGGCTCCTCATTTTCTTGCTAATGCTGGGTATTTCACTTTATTTCTCATCTATATTCACATATTTTCGTTTACTTTTtggcttaaaaaaaaacaatttgctttattttcctttttcctatttttattcaccatatttttcatttatttctttccttcctaccaaatacactttttattttttatttttttggatattCAATTAAGTACAGATTTACGAGAAAGGCAGAATTCTAGGTAACAATTTACACTGATTATGCATATGTTGTATTTAAGTTGATAACATGACTAAAAACATGTATAATACAAAGTCTCCTAGCTAGCTTAGCAGCATGTTACAAGTGAccttaagttaaaaaaaaaaaaaacttatctggACAGGTTATTTTCAAAGCACCAGTTTAGTCAAAAAGTCCATGAAACCTATGCTTTTCTATATATTATTCTAACTTATTAAAGTTATCAGataaaaaatcaccaaaaagtAGCTGCCATCGCAACATCATAATTAATTCATGCTTTGACATTTTATTCCTGTTTCAACACATCTACTCTATATCTGGGGTCGGCCAAGGTGGTTTCATGTGAATTTCGGTTTGATTCACTACCAACTACCGTTTGATCTATGGACCATCTActctatattttcattttagtctAACCATTTTTTTATAGCTTATTTGGCAtgttaatgatattaatttgaagTGAAAAAGGATCTCAAAATGGGTATAACCAATAATGCCACTCCGACAAAGGAAAACCAAAACTAAGAAAAGGTTCAATGCAACTTGAGCCTAGCTGAAATAATTACCAATTATTAATTAGAGTTATTGCATGGGGATCTGTTTAAAGTCTCGGGATTGCATTAATCTCTTTCTATTAAGTTGAATAAATTATGAATGTTAGGAAGATGTTGATGTTAAAATTGCTCATGAAGAATATAGGGCATTGCTGCGTTGATTATTCACACTCACACGCATTCACACTTGGGTTATTccatgaataattaatttgttgggagaaattcaaaagattgatatttcaaaaggaaaaactctcgTGTTATTTAGGGAAGAGTCCttataaattaacatttatttaaatatatttttaatgcagGTCAAATGAGCAAAGATTTCatatatttcagtttttataacaaaattatttggtttttattttaaaaaagttaaaattattaatttggtcCCTACTCATCCTAATGGATACTTAGGAGTAACTGTAATATCATGCCAACATgagattttctttatttttttattataaaaatctacATTAGAAAATAAGTGTTAAAAATACTactaataatttcatatttcgACGGAATGGAAATCAAAGTAAAATGTTATATGgagatcaaaatcaaaatttgttcatattagagagacaaaaaaaacaatgatatcaaaatttaaagagatgaaaaacagagaaaaaaattatagtgggattaaaattaaaatttgtccatttgatataaactaaaaaaaaatgtactttgTTGGCAATTAATTGTTGATTTTAGatcaaaatctagatgaaaatTAAGCAAAGAAAAAACTTTAGAGATTTTAAGGTCCCGATTGTTGTTTGTTGGCAGATTAATTTACATGCGTTGAAGATCTTGCTGGTAAACATAAAAATTCTGCAACATAATGCACGATCTCTGAACTGGACCCTGCACACGCACGTACGCAACATGCTCAAGCgtaaatgaaaacaaatatttatcacaATTCACATCAGTTGACAGTTAGTTGTATATATAGATGGGTTGAACTTGTTAGCTTTTCAGTGTTGCAGTTTGATGGTTAAGTTGGTGGACTCATTTACAGAGGACTTTGTTTATAAATAGAGCTGGAACAACCCATATATGCAAGTGATTCACGTAGTTTGAGTTTAAATTCAAAGTCTAATTCAATTCAGTAgacttagtttttattttatcaatagaCAATCAATTAATACTAATGTATAAAACACacaataaatagaataaaaattaattaatagtattaattaattagatctCATTTCAGTACGTATTAAACTCTTacgaatatattaaattaaaaataacaatctaAAACAATGAATGTATATAAGTGTAACTACTAAATTACTTGTAGATTtatgcactttttttttataacccaATTCGCATTCCAAGGACTTTCATGCTCAACTCATAAGAAAATGATGACGGTAATCCCAATCTTTGGTATCTTTCTGGTCCACTAAGTTTCTTTTCGTATATAAAGTTTTCTGACTcgtcattttttttctccttttcctcAATCTTCGctattgtcttttgtttttcatcATGGTTATGTACaccaattaattaacataatatatgaaaatgtatttttattgtgaaaaataagaattataaacATAAAGTATCagatattatatttcaataattagaattaaaataaatgttttaattaatcatctaataattattaattaattttaatcacaCCTAGTCGTATAatctaaatttatgatttttactttttataagaAATCATCGCCCGTGTTTATATGTCCGACCAATTCAGTGTTCACAGTGTCAACTAACTAGTGATTTTGGAAGACAACTCCAGAGTGCTAGTCGatctattaattatattttggtgTGCATAAAGAaattcattaaaagaaaaactctaacTAACGATCAGTACATATATTTTTCCCAACGTGTAATAAGTAGTAGTATACAAGGATTGAGATGTGTCATGAGGCAAAAATATCAAAGGtttcttttacaaattatttatttaaatgaatttgttttgaaattatttttgttgagcTTATGGTCGTGTGTGACAGATCATCACTTTCTAACCCATGCAACTTGTCACCATTTTGGAGAATATGTTTAATGGAGAAGCGCcttgtaatataaaaaaagacctacaaaataaataatttcaaaacagatctatttaaataaataatttgtaaaatgaGTCATACAGTATTTTAGCCTCTGCCATGCacgtttcaatttcaaaataaggAAAACTGAGCTTGTTCGTCCTCAAGCTCCTTTTTCTCTTCACAAATGGTAACTGACGAAGAGGCTTAATGAGCCGTGTTTCATGTTctctcactttttatttttttattgtgattgATTTTCAGATGAATCTCTGCGTAACTCTAGGTTCCCCCGGTCAATAAAAGACAAAATTCTGATCCTACTGGACCTCTCTAATACCGAAGACAATATTTTTCCGTAGATTAAGGTTTAGACTTCAGCGTGGTTTATTGGATGGAAGAGATTAGAGTTCAAACTTCtaaacttatatttaattagatattttaattttaaatagttctaattataatttttttaaaattttgtatataaaactTAAACACATGTTATATCATCAACGAAGTTAATGACAAAGATCAATCCTTAATATGCCTATAAAAGCTaaaactaacaatttttttcttacatggAACTAAAACTTAAAGTTGCGGCAAATATAACAACAAAACGAATAATTAAACCTTTTCTCTGTTCTGAGACGTAGCCGTAACTTTTTGACATCATTCTATATAGGTAATGAAGTGCTTCAGTATCAAAACTGACAATAACCTTATATATAGTAATATTgtgatgtgatatatatatatatatatttggaaaacaacttttgttttgtttcacgCTTGCCGGTGCTTTATTAAAAGTAAGAAGATCAGGTGGTCTTGTTTGTTGAGAAGGGAACTGTATGCAATGTTTGATGCAAGGTTTTGAGTAAGGTTCTGAGAACACCTTTGAAAGAAATACAGAAAGACTGAAATGTTTGAATTCTGCAGGTTATTAGTGCGCTGATAAATATTCGATAGTCACAAGTCTGATGCCATCAATGTCCTGTCAAATTCAGATCCATCATCTGTTGTAACGTAATTTATAACATCTTTAAGTTTAGATGGACGTCTCCGCCAATTATATATATGCTATGATAATATATTGTCAGCATGTTTGGTTTGTCATTACCTCGCTTAAAATAGACGTTCAATTCTCATATCAGAATAAAagcaattttatatatataattttttagtttaattcacGTCTTTTCGAGTACTTTACTTTTCAAGTACTCTTTAGTTAAGtcgtattaatttttttctatcttcTCTTTCCTCCTTAAACTCTCCTAAATAACACAAGTTATTGATTATCCAATAAATTCAGTTTTCTTTTGATATCATTGCACATTTTACATTTTCTCAATTTAATTGATTTCCTTTTAATTATTGCAATTCAATTTAtaatccttcttttcttttaaggTTTCTTTAAATTTCAATGCATTTGATCTTTGTTGCCGTTATcatatgaattgtttagatttttgtaatttcttttAACTTTCTAATTTCTTCACATTCTTTCTGTTTGCTTTCGTTGATATGATTAGATTGataaatttacaattaaattCCTTTAAAGAATAAATCAAATAGATGTCTTGcttacaaatatttatattttattcaaaatcatAAAGTTATCATACCAACAATTGTGTGTgtgatgactaaatcaaaaataattattcatatttgtttGTAAATCAAGAATTACTAAATTGATAACACttgcaaaaaatatttaaatttgatcttcGTAGACTTTACTTTTGAAAAGGGATGATGaattttaagtataattaaatattaattgattctTATAACCGAtccaaataattgaaatttgtaaaaataccTTAAGATATTATTGGAGAACTTAAGGTCTTAATTAAGAttataccaaataaaaaaaatcatccatgAATTAAGATCTTAATCGAATAAAAGAATTAAGATTTTCATCCATCATGGATAGGTAATCAACCGAAAGCTAAACATTAAACCCTTTAGAGGATTTTGATCTTAATCGAATAAAAGAATTAAGATTTTCATCCATTGATAAGTCATCAATCGAAAGCTAAACATTAAACTCTTTAGAGGATTTTGATCCTAAAGTCCCCAAATACACTTGTTTAAAATCAAAAGgtgaagaatatttttattgagaCTTTGAATAGAAATACAAATCGAATTAATAGAAATTCTCGCTATAATATTGAATCACTGacctgttttttttaatctaatgtaCATAAAAGCAACTTCAACCATCGTCATGATAATAATGCCACTAAACATTGCCTCTTCTTTCATTGACCTACAAACAAACCGTGAAAGCACCATTCTATGGGTCTAACATAAGCTGCATAATTAGCTACAACAACAATATTCACATGACAGCCTACGGGCAAAATACCAAACGTGGCCAATACATTTAGTCGAGTATTATATATGAAGCAACTAGATTCTACTGGAAATTATACACAAATTGTATATCACTGGCAAACTCCTGATTGCCCTATGGATGCCTCGtaggtaaattttttttcctcacaCTTCCATTCATAGAACAAGAGTAACTAGAAGGATGCAGCCACAAATTCTTTCTTCCCTCCGTAACTTTTTTATAGGAAATATGATAACTGTTGTTGCTTCCTTGAACCGCCTTCCCCATACAATTCATTCCACTGCTTTAACTCATTCATTCCTGCCCCCTCAGCTGCGTAGCTTGCGGCAACCTGCGTTCCAAGAAGCAATATTATCATCATGTATGTCACTAGATTAATTCATACAAGGCATATGCGACGAAATTCAAGGTAAATCTACTAGTAATAGAGCAGTCTTACCTGACTCTTAGCCTCTTTGAAGTCCTGCATGTTCAAAGGTCTAAGGGTAATAACTCTTTCTTGTTGAACTTCCTCTTCTGTATCCAGAGCGTCTTGGACATCGTTATTCTGTCCTCCAGCACCCTGCTGCTTTTTCTCCTGCCCCAAACAAATGGAGAAATCGCCATGATAATCATATAATCACATGATTACATTAGATCTTTAAAAAGATAGCAAAATTACCAGAGTCTTTAGCCTCTCTTGTTGAATTAACTCTCTAACAGGCCTGTAAGCAGCAGTTGTGCACAAGTTCTGCATTTGACAATTAGCGACAGTGAAAAATGAGTTAGGCACTTGCGCATCAGAAGCTGTGAAagcatttatttttagattgtaACACGATAGTTACTTCCGTAGTACAATAGTTAAAGAATTGTATAAACCTTGAGATCACTTCCGCTATATCCTTCGGCCATAGTTGCGACTTCCTTAAAATCAAGTTTCTCATCCACCTTCTCTTTTGCCAAAAGAGTCCTCAAAATCTTTTCCCTGTTCTCCACAGATGGCATCCCTACCATAATTCTGTAAACAAAAGATGAGCATTATAGTAAGCACAAATGATCAAATATTATTACTGAATTTCATGGAATTCAGATTGTCACGAACATATATATAGCCTTCATATCTGCTTTTACCTCCCTCGATTTAAATTTACATCAAAGAGGAAAACATAAACATAGAGATACCATACCTCCTTTCAAATCTCCTAATTATTGCTTCATCGAGGTCAAATGGCCTATTGGTTGCAGCAAGAACAAGGATGCGCTCCCCCGAATTTGTCATAAGTCCATCCCAATGAGTCATAAACTCATTCTTTATTTTCCGCATGGCTTCATGCTCTCCAACTCTGGTCCGCTGTCCTAGCATACTATCCACCTCATCAACAAATATAATAGTTGGGGAGACCTTGGCGGCCAGTGTGAATAAAGCACGAACATTCTTCTCATCTTCACCAAACCATTTGGAGGTGACGGTAGACATGGATACATTAATGAAACTTGCGCCAGATTCGCTCGCAATGGCCTTTGCCAGCATTGTCTTCCCGGTGCCAGGAGGCCCAAATAGCAATATTCCTTTACAAGGCTTTAGAAGGCCTCCCCGGAAAAGGTCCGGCCTTCGAAGAGGAAGCATAACTAGTTCTTGAAGCGACTCTTTGGTCTCATCTAAGGCACCAACATCTGAGAATTTCACACCAATCTCGTTTGCTGGTATTACCTCAGGCCTTATTCGCTTCTCAAACTCATTGTCGGGGGGAACTTCCTGTATGTCAATAGAAAATGCTTGaaattatatacataatttACAGAAACAATAAAAAGGGAGAGGATGCTATGCTTGTGTAAGCCTCTTGCATGCATGATTTCAATGCTATTCTATTGATCAAAAACAAAGTAGGAGGCTTACAACTTTGGATTCAGGAACTGCATTTTCACCATCAGTTTTTACCACTGAAGTTGATGATGTATCTGATTCTGCCTTTATATCAGAAGCAGGATTTTCTGCCTTTTTTTCTGGTTCCACAAGAGCTCCTTCTTCTCTCTGCTTTATCCAAGATGAtacaaaaatagagaaaaagaatatacatatattatcaGTACCCGGTAGGTATTATTCACAACTTAATGCACATTCATGTCATGCAGAGCAAACCTGAGACGTGACTGCTTGGGCTTCTAATTTTAATGTATCTCTGACACTGAATTTCCCCTCCTGGAATATACCCAATGCATGGGACAAACTGTTTCACAAACAATAAGTAAGTACCATAAATTTACATAGTACATGTAATTAAAGTTGCCAGTCTCACCTATTGCATGGAATAACCAATTTTCCATTTCTGTATTCAGGATCTTTGctattcattaaataataagaaattgcAGACACGACAATCTCTTCGATATAGTTACTGAGAACCACTGTATCTGCCACACAGATGGAATCCAGGTCATCACAATCAAGATCATTGGCTGCAAGCACTTCCATGATATGGTTCCTGTTATCCTGAATCTGTATCTTCTTCATGTCCTCTTCAAATTGAGACTTCCAGCTCATAAGACAAGATTCATCTTCTGGGGGGCTGATTTCTATGTTGTAGGGGAAGAGGGAAGCAAGTCTCTCATTCACTTCTTTGTAGTCACTACCAGAATCC contains:
- the LOC100808011 gene encoding uncharacterized protein, translating into MEQKNVLLSALSVGVGVGVGIGLAGKGVTKWGANEYSSSNGVTPENMEREMQRLVVDGRESKVTFDQFPYYLREQTRVLLTSAAYVHLKHAEVSRYTRNLAPASRTILLSGPAELYQQVLAKALAHYFEAKLLLLDLTDFSLKIQSRYGSANKESSFKRSTSETTLERLSDLFGSFSIFQQREVPKGNFHRQCSGVDLRSLQAEGSSNPPKMRRNASASANISSLASQSNPTNSAPQKHITSWPFDEKLLIQTLYKVLVYVSKTYPIVLYLRDVDNLLNRSQRIYNLFQTMLNKLHGPILILGSRVLDSGSDYKEVNERLASLFPYNIEISPPEDESCLMSWKSQFEEDMKKIQIQDNRNHIMEVLAANDLDCDDLDSICVADTVVLSNYIEEIVVSAISYYLMNSKDPEYRNGKLVIPCNSLSHALGIFQEGKFSVRDTLKLEAQAVTSQREEGALVEPEKKAENPASDIKAESDTSSTSVVKTDGENAVPESKVEVPPDNEFEKRIRPEVIPANEIGVKFSDVGALDETKESLQELVMLPLRRPDLFRGGLLKPCKGILLFGPPGTGKTMLAKAIASESGASFINVSMSTVTSKWFGEDEKNVRALFTLAAKVSPTIIFVDEVDSMLGQRTRVGEHEAMRKIKNEFMTHWDGLMTNSGERILVLAATNRPFDLDEAIIRRFERRIMVGMPSVENREKILRTLLAKEKVDEKLDFKEVATMAEGYSGSDLKNLCTTAAYRPVRELIQQERLKTLEKKQQGAGGQNNDVQDALDTEEEVQQERVITLRPLNMQDFKEAKSQVAASYAAEGAGMNELKQWNELYGEGGSRKQQQLSYFL